One part of the Alistipes onderdonkii genome encodes these proteins:
- a CDS encoding ParA family protein has protein sequence MINGTFKYPEIRFFGYLPKRIPEPSETRFSDNSVTYGFNDFMTQCRQSPFVRRTASPQNRIRDDPPACVVTEADGATAKSVWKQKNKSSTIKINGTMSKEIFVAFATQKGGIGKSTVTALAASYLHNVKGYNVAVVDCDDPQHSIHGLREHEMGLIDSSTYFKALACDHFRRIKKNAYTIVKSNAVNALDDAERMIATEDVKPDVVFFDMPGTLRSNGVIKTLSQMDYIFTPLSADRFVVESTLKFVTMFRDRLMTTGQAKTKGLHLFWTMVDGRERNDLYGIYEEVIAEMGFPVLSTRLPDSKKFRRDLSEERKSVFRSTIFPMDTALLKGSGIREFSEEISDIIRPQ, from the coding sequence ATGATAAACGGAACATTCAAATACCCGGAAATCCGCTTCTTCGGATACTTGCCGAAACGGATACCCGAACCGTCGGAAACCCGGTTCTCCGACAATTCGGTGACGTATGGATTCAATGACTTCATGACGCAATGTCGTCAATCACCATTTGTCCGACGCACCGCTTCACCACAGAACCGGATACGCGACGACCCGCCTGCGTGTGTAGTCACGGAAGCGGATGGTGCGACAGCCAAATCCGTATGGAAACAGAAAAACAAATCATCAACAATTAAAATAAATGGAACTATGAGTAAGGAAATCTTCGTTGCATTCGCAACACAGAAAGGTGGCATCGGCAAATCCACTGTCACGGCACTTGCCGCCAGCTACCTGCACAACGTGAAAGGCTACAATGTCGCCGTCGTGGACTGCGACGACCCGCAGCACAGCATCCACGGGCTGCGCGAACACGAAATGGGGCTTATCGACAGCAGCACCTACTTCAAGGCTCTCGCTTGCGACCATTTCCGCCGGATCAAAAAGAACGCCTACACCATCGTCAAAAGCAATGCGGTGAACGCCCTCGACGATGCCGAGAGGATGATTGCCACTGAGGACGTGAAACCCGACGTGGTGTTCTTCGACATGCCCGGCACACTCCGAAGCAACGGCGTGATAAAGACGCTCTCGCAGATGGACTACATTTTCACTCCGCTGAGTGCCGACCGCTTTGTCGTGGAGAGTACCCTGAAATTCGTCACGATGTTCCGCGACAGGCTGATGACTACCGGACAGGCGAAAACAAAGGGGCTGCATCTGTTCTGGACGATGGTGGACGGCAGGGAGAGGAACGACTTGTACGGCATCTACGAGGAAGTGATAGCCGAAATGGGCTTTCCGGTACTTTCCACCCGCTTGCCCGACAGCAAGAAGTTCCGCCGTGACCTTTCGGAAGAGCGCAAGAGCGTTTTCCGCTCCACCATCTTCCCGATGGACACGGCACTGCTGAAAGGGAGTGGCATCCGGGAGTTTTCCGAAGAGATAAGCGACATCATCAGACCGCAGTGA
- a CDS encoding DUF3408 domain-containing protein, giving the protein MGSRKVNTEGIDEELLLASIGRRTQDGTLRPAQEVPAAAPTEEDTAAPEPSPVQPVTREKAQRESGRRKRQDEDYNELFLRRNEIKTRQCVYISRDVHGKILRIVNDIAGGEISVGGYVDTVLRQHLEQHKERINELYKKQREDLI; this is encoded by the coding sequence ATGGGCAGCAGGAAAGTGAACACGGAAGGCATCGACGAGGAACTGCTGTTAGCCTCCATCGGGCGGCGCACACAGGACGGGACACTGCGCCCCGCACAGGAAGTACCCGCAGCTGCACCGACCGAAGAGGACACCGCCGCACCGGAACCATCTCCTGTGCAACCCGTAACACGGGAAAAAGCGCAGAGGGAAAGTGGACGCCGGAAAAGGCAGGACGAGGACTACAACGAGCTATTCCTGCGCCGCAACGAGATAAAGACCCGCCAATGTGTCTATATCAGCCGTGACGTCCACGGCAAGATCCTCAGAATCGTGAACGACATCGCCGGAGGGGAAATCTCAGTAGGCGGATATGTGGATACCGTGCTGCGCCAGCATCTGGAACAGCACAAGGAGAGAATCAACGAACTGTACAAGAAACAACGTGAAGATCTGATTTGA
- a CDS encoding DUF3408 domain-containing protein yields MEKEMTPNEKRPQQDCGGMFTQVQASVEILSPVPVSGKCSEKDYERLFIRDPEVKAREGKMAYVRPEYHERIMRITRVIGHDRLTLSAYIDHVLTHHFNQCEDAIKSLYARNYNSVF; encoded by the coding sequence ATGGAAAAAGAAATGACACCGAATGAAAAAAGACCACAGCAAGACTGCGGAGGTATGTTTACCCAAGTGCAGGCGAGTGTGGAAATACTGTCGCCTGTCCCGGTAAGCGGCAAATGCAGTGAGAAGGACTATGAACGCCTGTTCATCCGCGACCCGGAAGTAAAGGCACGTGAGGGGAAGATGGCGTATGTGCGCCCGGAGTACCACGAGCGTATCATGCGTATCACCCGTGTAATCGGGCATGACCGGCTTACGCTGTCCGCTTACATCGACCATGTGCTGACGCACCACTTCAACCAGTGCGAAGATGCGATAAAGAGCCTTTATGCCCGAAATTACAATTCAGTATTCTAA